Sequence from the Amblyraja radiata isolate CabotCenter1 chromosome 48, sAmbRad1.1.pri, whole genome shotgun sequence genome:
cgctacctggtggccatggcagcggcggatctactggtcattatcttTGACCTGATATTGCGACAGATTCCGATTGCTCATTATAATATTTGTGAGGTCCATCCGCCTGTGTAATATTCACGCCGCCCTGCTTTACGCAGTGACCGACTTTTCTGTTTGGTTCACCGTCTCTTTCACCTTTGACCGATTTGTTGCAATCTGTAGCCAAAAGCTGAAGCATAGATATTGCACTGAGAAAATGGCGACTGTGGTTCTGGGCACGGTGAGTGCATTTAGCAGTGTCAAGAATgttttctggtattttatgtacaCAGCTTCGTACAGATTGGCGAATACTCCCTGGTTTTGTTACATGGAAGTACGTGTTATGGCTTCACTGACCTGGACAACGATTGAGTTTCTTCATTATCTTCTCACCCCCGGTGTCCCGTTTCTATTGATTCTGCTGCTCAATGCTTTAACTGTTAGACACATTGTGGTCGCCAGCATAGCCCGCAGGAGACTCCGGAACCTGAAAAATGTGAAGAGCTCCAGTGATCCCGAAATGATGAATCGCAGGAAATCCGTGATATTGTTGCTATTAATCTCCGGAAATTTCATTCTGTTATGGTCGATAATGTCATTGTACGTGATAAATAGACGTTTGTGTTTTGGACATTGTGCTCTTTCCCTTCCTACTTTTGTATCGGAAATAGGATTTATGCTTCAATTACTTAGCAGTTGCACAAACACGTGCAGATATGCGGTGACACAGACGATGTTTAGGAAGCAATTGTTGACAATGTTAACGTATCCCCTTGCTCGACTGATAAGATTCAttaaacattgaaaaatgatgaaAAGCGGAGCATTTAAAACATCTGAATCAAATATTAGAATCAGACCTGTGTGGCAAGCAGGGTTGGCCGCCATTGTGACCGCGCTACGTATCAACCATCTACTTACACTAATCTGAATGATTATATTCTCCATACATTGGATTAATCCCAGTGCCCTTCCCCACAATCGATATTAAGCGGCAGCATCGGAGGAATTCACCGAGGACGCACAACGTCCACTTTGCTTGTGGTGGGAGGTAATGGATACCTTCGGGCTAAACATATGTCGTCACAGAGAGAAAGCGTAAAGTGCACAAGCCAGCAGGCGGGGTTAGGACTGAACCAGGGCCTATAGCTTCATGAGGCAGACGCTCTAATAGCTGCGATACTCTTCTCCGATGTTCCCGCTCATTTTACCGCACAGTCTCCAACAGTAGCTTCGTTGCAAATACGGGGCATTCAGTTATATACTGCTCATCCCATGTTTTCACTCTTGTTGTATCTATCGTTGTCCAAATCAGTGTATAAACCCAGGTAAAGTAAATTAAATAATTCTAACACTGCTCGGTGCGTACCCCGACTCAGACAGTtcctgggccgaaacccttcttttacatcggggagactatgcggaggttgggcgatcgtttcgccgaacacctccgctcagtccgcaataacctacctgaactcccggtggctcggcactttaactccccctcccattcccaatccgtacctctctgtcctgggtctcctccagtgccaaagtgagcaacaccggaaattggaggaacagcacctcttattccgcctgggttatttgcgtcccgatggcatgaacgttgaattctcccagttttgctagcccttgctgtctcctccccttccttaaccctcgagctgtctcctcccatccccccgcccccgggctcctcctcctccccttttccttccttcagtgatttaagggttcagtgagttaagggttcaatgatttaagggttcagtgatttaagggttcagtgagttaagggtacagcgaGTTAAATGTACAGTGATTTAagcgttcagtgagttaagggtacagtgagttaagggtacagcgaGTTAAATGTACAGCGAGTTAAATGTACAGTgaattaagggtacagtgagttaaaggtacagtgagttaaatgtacagtgagttaagggtacagcgagttaaaggtacagtgagttaaatgtacagtgagttaagggttcagtgagttaagggtacagtgagttaaggacaacaaaactcatatgtcagggtgttattcattgattacagctcggcatttaacacaatcatcccctccaaacttgctaccaaactcgcagaactgggtctctgcgcatccctctgcaactggatcctcgacttcctcgtccacagaccacagtctgttcgtattggtggaaatgtgtcagcctcgattacaataagcacgggagcacctcaaggctgcgtgctcagccccctgctgtactcactctatacccatgactgcgtagcgaaccatagcgcgaactccatcatcaagttcgctgacgacaccactatcgtggggcgtatcactgatggggatgagtcagaatatagaagagagatcgagcaactgtccatatggtgccagcacaataacctggccctcaacaccagcaaaaccaaggaactgattgtggactttggaaggagtaggagggggacccacatccccatttatatcaacgggtcgatggttgaaagggtcaagaacttcaaattcctgggcgtgcacatctctgaagatctttcctggtccgagaacactaatgcaattatcaaaaaagcacatcagcgcctctacttcctgagaagattacggagagtcggtttgtcaaggaagactctctctaacttctacaggtgcacagtcgagagcatgctgaccggttgcatcgtggcttggttcggcaatttgagcgccctggagaggaaaagattacaaaaagtagtaaacactgcacaggccatcatcggctctgaccttccttccatcgaggggatttatcgcagtcgcagcctcaaaaaggctggcagcattatcaaagacccacaccaccctggccacacactcatctccctgctaccttcaggtagaaggtacaggagcctgaagactgcaacaaccaggttcaggaacagctacttcccctcagccatcaggctattaaacctggctcggacaaaactctgattattaacaaccactgtctgttatttgcactttatttacaatttatttattcatgtgtgtatatatgtatatcatggtatatgtacACAttgatctgtactgtagtaaatgccttactatttttctgtgcttaagcaaagcaagaatgtcattgtcctatacagggacacatgacaataaacttacttgaacttgaacttgaaccgtgcaagtgggagggattcaaatttctagggaattcgagccagttctgggggaggtgggaacaGTACAAACTTCTGCCGCATGGACGACTGCAACTATCttcacactggcatcagccaatttaccctatcccgcctgcaactggtccaaaacgccgcagcgagattcctgacgggcacccgaaaagggGGCCACATCACccagatcctggcctctctccactggctccctgtgcgattCTGTATACATATcaggaccctcctctatgtctacagagccctcaatgggcttgccccctccaacATTAAACGTCttttcacccaccactccacctccagctcCATCAGATCGGCCgatttggggctgctgaatatcccgcagtATAGGCATAATCTTacaggcgaccgcgcctttgcggttgcagctccttgactgtggaacagcatcccctttcccatcagaactgccccctccatcgactcctttatgtCAAGACTAAACACTTATCTACACTCCAAAACCTTTCCTGACATccactgagggagggctataagtatatatgtatgtagtttgtttgtttatactattcgtaTAACAGATATAAAGCACTTTAGCCGACGAGAGTTGttgtttaaatgtgctatatcaatatcattatggagaaggtcagaactgggcctagggttgagatttttgattggagaaaggctaactttgatgagatgcgagatgatttaaaatgagtgaactgggacattttgttttatgggaaagatgtggaagcgaaattgaggacatttaaaggggaaattttaagaatactgaatctttatgttccttttcggttgaaaggaaacagtaaaaattggaaagagccctggttttcaagggaaataggacatcttgttcggaaaaagagggagatctacaataattataggcagcatgaagtaaatgaggttcttgaggagtataaggaatgtaaaaagaatcttaagaaaaacattagaaaagttaaaagaatatatgaggttgctttggcaagtaaggtgaaagtaaatccaaagggtttctacagctatattaatagcaaaaggaaaacgagggataaaattggtccattggagagacagagtggacagctatctgcagagccaaaagagatgggggagatattgaacaatttattttcttcggtattcaccaaggagaaggatatttaattatgtgaggtaagggaaactagtagagtagctatggatactatgcgtttcaaagtaaaagaagtactgacacttttgaaaaatataaaagtggatacgtctccaggtcctgactggatattccctaggacattgagggaagttagtgtagaaatagccagggctatgacagaaatatttcaaatggcattagaaacgggaatagtccccgaggattggcggactgcgcatgttgttccattgtttcaaaagggttctaagaataaacctaacaattatagacctgttagtttgacttcagtggtgtgcaaattaatggaaaaggtacttagagataatatataagcacctggataaacagggtctgattaggaacagtcaacatggaattgtgcctggaaggtcatgtttgactaatcttcttgaattttttgaagaggttactagggaaattgacgagggtaaagcagtggatgttgtctatatggactttaataaggcctttgacaaggctcCTCgtcgaaggttggttaagaaggttcaactgttgggtataaatgcaggaatagcaagatggattcaacagtggctgaatgggagaagtcagagggtaatggtggttggctgtttgtcgggttggaggtaggtgactagtggggtgcctcagggatctgtgttgggtcctttgttgtttttcATGTACATcattgatctggatgaaggggtggtaaattggattagtaagtatgcagatgataccaagatagggggtgctgtggataatgaagaggatttccaaagtctacagagtgatttaggctatTTGGGAAAATGgggtgaaagatggcagatggagtttaatgctgataaatgtgaggtgctacaccttggcaggacaaatccaaataggaaatacatggtaaatggtagggaattgaagaatacagttgaacggagggatctgggaataaccgtgcatagttccttgaaggtggaatctgatatagatagggtggtaaagaaagcttttggtatgctagcctttataaatcagagcattgagtatataagctgggatgtaatgttaaaattgtacaaggcattggtgagaccaaatctggagtatggtatacaattttggtcgcccaattataggaaggatgtgaacaaaatagagagagtacagaggagatttactagaatgttgactgggtttcagcaactaagttacagagatagttgaataagttaagtctttattctctggagtgcagaaggggggttaaggggggacttgatagaggtctttaaaatgatgacagggatagacagagttgatgtggatcagcttttcctttgagaatagggaagattcaaacaagaggacatgacttcagaattaagggacagaagtttaggggtaacatgagggggaacttctttactcagagagtggtagcggtgtggaatgagcttccagtggaagtggtggaggcaggttcgttggtatcatttaaaaataaattggataggcatatggatgacaagggaatggagggttatggtatgagtgcaggcaggtgggactaagggaaaaaagatactcggcatggacttgtagggccgagatggcctgcttccgcgctgtaattattatatggttatatggtttatatatatgtgtgaatatatatatgtgtgtgaatatgtgtgtgtgtgtgaatatatatgtatttgtgtgaatatatatgtgcgtgtgtgtgaatatatacgtgtgtgtgtgtgtgtgtgtgtgtgtgtgtgtgtgtgtgtgtgaatatatatatatgtgtgtttttgaatatatatatgtgttgtgtgtttgaatatatgtgtgtgtgtgtgtgtgaatatgtgtgggtgtgaatatgtgtgtgtgtgtgtgaatatatatgtgtgtgtgtgaatatacatgtgtatgtgtgaatatatgtatgtgtgtgtatgtgaatatatatgtgtgtgtgtgtgaatatatatatgtgtgtgaatatgcgtgtgtgtgtgaatatatatatgtgtgtgtgaatatgtgtgtgtgtgaatatatatgtgtgtgtgtgaatatatatgtgcgtgtgtgtgaatatatacgtgtgtgtgaatgtgtgtgtgtgtgtgtgcgtgtgtgtgtgtgaatatatatatatgtgcgtttttgaatatatatgtgttgtgtgtttgaatatatgtgtgtgtgtgtgtgaatatgtgtgtgtgtgtgaatatgtgtgtgtgtgtgtgtggatatatatgtgtgtgtgtgaatatatatgtatgtgtgaatatatgtatgtgtgtgtatgtgaatttatatgtgtgtgtgtgtgtgaataaatatatgtgtgtgtgcgaatatatgtgagtgcgaatatgtgtgagtgtgtgcgaatatatatgtgtgtgtgtgtgtgtgaatatatgtatgtgtgtgtgtgattatatatgtgtttgtgtgtgtatgtgaatatatatgtgtgtgtgtgaatatgtgtgtgtgtgtgtgtgtgaatatgcgtgtgaatatgtgtgtgcggatatgtgtttgtgtgcttgtgtgtgtctgAATTAATGTGggagtgaatatatgtgtgtgtgtgtgaatatatgtgtatgcgtgtgtgaatatatatgtgtttgtgtgtgtgaatatatgtatgtgggtgtgaatatatgtgcgtgtgtgtgtgaatatatatatatatatatatatatatgtgtgtgtgtgaatatatctatgtgcgtgtgtgtgtgaatatatatatgtgtgtgaatatatgtgtgtgtgtgaaaatatatatgtgtgtgtgtgtgtgcgaatatatgtgcgtgtgtgccaatatatatgtgtgtgtgtgtgggtgaatatatatgtatgtgggtgaatatatgtgtgtgtgaatatatatatatatgtgtgtatatatgtgtgtgtgtgtgtgtatgtgtgtgtgtgtgtgtgtgtgtgtgtgtgcgtgtgtgaatatgtgtgtgtgtgtgattatatgtgggtgtgtgtgaatatgtgtgtgtgtgaatatatgtgtgtgtgtgtgtgtgaatatatatgtgtgtgtgtgtgaatatgtgtgtgtgtgtgtgaatatatatgtgtgtgtgaatagatatgtgtgtgtgcgtggatatatgtgtgtgaatatacatttgtgtgcatatatgtatatgtgtgtgtgtttgaatgtatatgaatgtgtgtgtgaatatatatgtatgtgtgtgtgtatatgtgtgtgtgtgaataggggtTGCACGTACGGTCACAAAGTCATACGACTTCACGCACGGAGACGCTCAAtccactggaagacatccgtcacttccagtaaATGTTCTtactgcaagaaacgcgtactttcctatctgttaaaaccgccaaaatgttgaatttgtgctctgaaaaaaaGTTGCGGAatttggggtaagtgtgagagacagctacccaacattagaattccaaacgtgaaatgaaatgaaggtaaagagaagcgagatttGAAGGGACAACATCAGCTaatgtgcttggtaaacattggctgtgcagatatcgtaattgaaaatattgggattagcgtgtttgctcactgcatttcatcaacagtacggcattagattcctttggtatctaaaagttctcagaagtgataaatctggctgtaaaattttcttcagatgcgttttcattttgtacataaaaacctacttgagatccatgggcgatttaaaaaaaatacagccagatttattactTCTGCAACTTTTTagttgccaaaggaatcaagaaaaaacacaaataatgctttagtgttgatgagATGTAGTGAGCAAactgccaatgttcgctaagcatctcactggaagatggagttggaaacaatggtaagtgcctaccagcagtacatcgcgtgtaatccatttggtgtagcgtgacccgactgccgtgaaacctccctatatgtgtgtgtgtgtgtatatatatatatactagactaagtgggacccgttgggtcccggcctcacacaggagggctggacacccaacacaatattccacctctgcaccaattccaatatcgcttgtcagggggggggggggcactttctgttgcgctagtatgagtgttgtggtgcgaaggtactggtctccagagggctactatggagtttgtggaccaaatggatttttgggctggcagctcagtcactgagacctggcagtaCAGTGActaggacctggcaggctggcggctaagaaactgccagaaattgtgcccaaaacaggtgacagacagtaTGAGAGataagagggagagggtggacttaattgattattgggctggcagttcactaactcacggctcgtgggctggcagtgcagtcactcacgcctcttacgctggcagttcactcagtcatcccacctaccttcaccccccccccactctgctccttgccattaccctcccacccacacattcagtgcatctccccacaacctcccccccccccatgcactcttagtggctctcccactgagcagccattcctgcctatttggTTCTATTGTGATAAaagaacacacaggcattaaaagtgcaaaaaggttttattaaagtttaaaatgtgaatgactcttaaaatataagaacaatttaaatgttaaagatgagaattagtaaagttctttcttgttgtgttctgctgctcactgcctcttgatgactatttcctgttgataaaaaaagacaattttaatatagagaaagtcagcggtcacattttaagaaggaaaatctgagaatttaactcaaagtcatcattcaacgaagcacgctattaatgacaacattcttggtcgatgttccttccttcaggaaaactttgacatttcccttcacctttcctcggctaagagccacatacagttgtccatgctgaaataccggtttgtcgaggtagatcaacacctgctgcattgtttgtccttgtgctttatggatcgtcatagcaaaacttgattgaatggggaattgggtccgATAAAGGGGAATGTCTTCTCCTTCTGTCAAAATAAGTGCTATCCtcggaatgagaacaatgtcaccTTTGAAGGCCCCAAGTTGATCCTTGCAAcgatcagattattgtgtagctcttccacaatcatcctcgttccattgcattgCTTTGGCGgctccaagtttctcattaatatgattggagatccatttttcaactccaatttgtgtggtggtaatccagagagctcgagtgattcgaggaattctgttgggaagtgagtatcatgagttccctcagtgacagcattgaaagaaaggTACTCCTTAAGAATTCCGGGGAAGTGTTTGATGCATgtagaattgatgcttctcatggtttcgttgtgaggaaccaagatacaattgttggagaataattctgcaggattgtcaaatgtgggatagatgaaatcaatacaatcctccagtgtttctgcTGATAGAAGCAGGTCTTGTAGAATTTCAATTTCATCGTCTTCATTCCTTAAAATCGTGTCATCTCCgactttcaacaaaaattgagaatagtcgccttctccctctGTAAGTCGCACATTTGtgtgcaattgaaacttggtgaaaagtctccacaagtaggatttcttgatgcaggcattttcaacatcagcatcattaccccttttcaccacagcaagtagttgtcgaaaatcgccacaacaaacgataagaatgccgccaaaaggcttagtgttgctgcAGACATCTTGATGAGTtatgtccaccgcttcaaagctttctctcctaatcattggacattcatcccaaacaatgagtttcacttgcctcaggaaatgtgccgtcttagaattgttctcgatgttgcacaatgtatcctcggccacttggatgggtatcttgaatcgaaaatgtgcagttcttccaccaggcattaacgtAGCTCCTATCCCagacgatgctacagcaatagccacatcaccttgacctctaactttggagaggatcaaattagtgataaatgtttttcctgttcctcctggtgcttcaatgaaaaacattgaagggaGATTATTTTTCAAGGAGTTGCACACCTGCTCatcattcagcagaggctcattctgcTCAACAACTGCTGTTGTTCATTTTTATcatattgcaattcctgcagcaattctggattgtcgccatcaaggtgcatccttccatttcttggttcTGGCAAATTAATGAATGCCATTGTCTTGTTGTAATTCTCCAGCTTGTCTTGAATATCGAACAGAGCCTGCTCATGATGCTTCTCTTCCATCACGATATTAGGATCATTCATTGTTCTCCGGTCTTTTTCAAGGTAATCTTCAGACATTGAATCCTTGACGTGATCCCATAATCGTCGAGCATCGTTGATCTCAGTATTCGTcaacaaaacaacaaacaaatatCTCATTGTACTGAGGAGTCTTGTGttctcagcatcttccattgtttgttgccaatgtCCGTCAGTCTGCAACAAACCTCTTTGTCTGCCGACGTCTTTGAAGAAAGGATACATTTGTCCGTCATGTGTTTTCAATGAATCAAAGGATACTGGCCCTTGTATGTGATACAGAAGCAGTCCAGGTAGTAGAGGTCACCAGATTTTGGAGACACGGTATACACTCGTCCCAGAACGTCACGTCTGGAGATCTTCTCCTGTATAGAGCGTATGAATTACGTCCACACCTTGTGCTGGCGAtaaatggctttgggaatctcttaCTGCATGTTCCTTTCTTCCAACATGGAGAGGCGTGGTTGCAGAACGGTCCGTGaatcatgtgcttgagtaccaattcACACAGCTCAGGAACCACTTGCGGGTCTGGTATTTCAACTTGCACAAATGTGTCAAAATCATTTGGTGTTGGCTTAGTTGCTTCATCAAGCCACAGCAGACACTGCaaatgaggcaggcctctcttctgatattccacaGTGGAGACAAAAGCTATACAGTTGCcaaagaggccatttggtccagtgACGTACTTGATGAATATCTTCATTTTCAGATCAAAAACACTTGCGATCAAGTCTGGTCTATCACACGGCTCCTGACTGTCAAAGAGGGACGGTCGGATCTCGCTCCAGTTCGGATTGCAAGTCATGGTAATGAAGAATGAAGCATTGCCATACTTCCGAACGTGCATCATGGCGTCCTGGCATCGTTCCATCATGTATCTCGGTCCACCGACAAATGTCgaagagaggatgatgcgcctTCCGATGTTTTCCAAATCATGATTGTCGTTTAATGCATCCATAAGGCCTTTATAAGTTGTCGATCTCAACGATGCTTGATTCAGGCGAAAATAATTCAATCTCTCCGCCTCAATCTTGGCTGCCATATCGACGACATTGTTGAAAGTCGTCCTCTCAAAAGGTGATTGAATTCATTATCGCGATTCATGATCCTATAGGCATAATATCGCATTGCTGACAATTTCCAGTTGTTTCTCATTTGGAGTTGGTAATGCCATCCATCATCTCCATGTGGAAAGTaaaggatgtattgaaaactATCATACGACCTATGAGACTCCGAAATGGTTTGCAGgcctcctcctctttctttcaAGACAGTGCCGTGATGTTGCTTGAGGGTAATTATCTTTTGGTATTATGACAGCAACTTCGTTGGCAATTTGTTCGTTAAACCGTCTTTCATGTTCCAAAGCTAGACGTTGATTTGGATCTATGATGATTGATGCCTCTGATAAACCTCGAATTATTTCCTTTGCCATTGTAAGTGTTTCAATGTAAGGGTTGTTTTGATTTATCAAGCGTTCAAGCATTGCAACAACttccctttgaataccagcattTTGCAGGATACCCATTCGCAATTCAATGCTATCTTGGGGGTCCATGAAATAGATCTGCAAGAATCGACTTTGTTGGTCTGGGGCAGGCATCAATGAACCAATGTAATGATGAACCTGGCCTTGAATGATGACTGAAGGATTCCATCCGGGTTGCACCACTTCCTTGGCACCGAATGACGTCAGTTGAAATAAACAGTTGTATTGTCTAATATGCCTTCTGAACTCCTTTGCTTGTGCAGTGTCAACAGTATACAATCTCATGAGTTCATCAGGCAGTGTGTGCACAGGAGCAATGTTCACTTGACCATTCATGCAGCAAAAGTGTGTGGTTTCTGCAGGGAAACGGTTCGTTCGA
This genomic interval carries:
- the LOC116968956 gene encoding uncharacterized protein LOC116968956 is translated as MAAKIEAERLNYFRLNQASLRSTTYKGLMDALNDNHDLENIGRRIILSSTFVGGPRYMMERCQDAMMHVRKYGNASFFITMTCNPNWSEIRPSLFDSQEPCDRPDLIASVFDLKMKIFIKYVTGPNGLFGNCIAFVSTVEYQKRGLPHLQCLLWLDEATKPTPNDFDTFVQVEIPDPQVVPELCELVLKHMIHGPFCNHASPCWKKGTCNCNKSVKGERDGEPNRKVGHCVKQGGVNITQADGPHKYYNEQSESVAISGQR